The Montipora foliosa isolate CH-2021 chromosome 6, ASM3666993v2, whole genome shotgun sequence genome includes the window GAAATGGGACATTCATGTCGACTATATGCACAACAAAGCCTGTAAAAGGCTCTATTCTAATTCTTTGCGAATTCTAAGACGTGCTGGTCTTGATCGAGAAAGTATCCTGAGGGTATACCTGACAACTATTAGATCAATCATGGAGTATGCCGTTCCGGTGTGGCAATCAATATCTGTTTCCCTTTCTGACAAACTAGAGTGAGTACAGAGACGTGCTCTCAAGATCATGCACCCAGCTGAAAGTTACAACAATGCTCTTCAACGTGCTCAAATAGCTAGCTTATCTACTAGACGCTACCAACTGTGTGTTAAATACATGGACAAAATACGACTTATGGTTCACCCGTCACATAATTTGCTACCTAGGCGGGTTGGCTCCAATTGCCCATATGGCCTAAGGAACTTGAGATAATATAATAGAAAGTGTAAAACTAAACGAACTGAGGacttttttatgtttaaatattttgtgtaaatattttatttttcttgtataTTGTGTAAAGTGTAAAACCAAACGAACTGAGTACTATTTTGTGCAAATGTTTTATTTTGCTTGTATATTGTACATGATTTTATATAgattttatatttttgtaaCATCCCATATTCTAGTTCCATAATTTAGTATGTAATACTACAAGAGAActtaataaactattattatctCTAGCCAAATAGGCGACAGGTGGGCTGGACTGAATGAGCGTCAAAGCGACATCAGAACCCCCCTTGGAAGGCCTCCGCAATGATTAGActagtaacttgagcaagttatatctcgcaaacgagctcggtgacctatttttttaattgcacatttcgagtcaccataatgtagggaacaatggagaaaagttctaaaaaaatcttacgacaacttccattactaaggaatcaccttaaagacaatcctagacaaaaatAGCCTTCAACTTCGGTGGCCTTTTAGCAAACGGCCTCTGAATAAACAGGTTACCAATACTCAAGAAAAACGGATTAAATTTACCACATGGTAGAAAATTAAGTGGCGCAAAACCCATTGTACACGGCTTGACATCCATTTCAGGTTCTGcaaatttaaattttacaaaaatatcgCTTAAACCATTGTTCCCTTCTTTGGACCCAGCTCAGTCGGTagattaatatttattatatggaggagagtgttttacttggaactaaaccactcgtagattccatacgccactacatccgggacccgagtggcgtattttccgtatgtcacctttgcgagtgtcgtatcattcaatgacgtcacgattcccgcctttttttcccgccttttttataaagcccagccgtatttgtaaaacttgactactttgaaacacaataaaatcggaatttatcaatatttagtctccatataataaaaagaacattacacgttggctcgaagatatgaattttatgttctcgtggcaagaacaatatctcattgttcttgccactcgaacataaaattcatatcttctcgccaccgtgtaatatcctctatttataaTCTATTTGCTTCCTTCCAATACCAAAGATCTTCTGCATAAACGCTTTTCTGGATCTGAAATCACTCTTTCACTACAGGAATCGTTCGAGTCAGATTAAAGCTAAATAGAATTGTTTATAATAagaaactcggaaaaaaaacCCGAAAAAGAACCTGACGTTTCGgactcatattttgtttttagaactGTGTATCGAAATCGTTATTATTAATTAACACACGAGATCTGGTAAATCCTTACTGACGGAATTGACTCAAATAAAACTGAGCCGGGGTGGGAGCTAACACTGAAATTTTTCGAATTTAACGAACTCTTCGATTTTCCTCTAATTTTATTCACAACTGTGGGAAACCGGTTTCTGTGTACTAAAGGCTCGTTTACGCGCCCGAAAAAAATTGGAACGGCTCGGATAAAAGTTTACTTCTTAATGTACTTGACCCGTTCTGTTCCAAAACAGgtccataggcgcctatggacCTTTTTCGGAACGGAACGGATAAAAACCGTCTCCGTATCcacatttttgtttccttgtcgATGTGTAGACGCTCGCATTTTTTTCGGTACCGATTTGGAACACCTTTTCTGAGCCTGTGCTGCTCCTCATCAGTTGTTTACCGTACCTCGCGCCGGGGTGCGTGTTACTCCTCAATCCCGCtttgacaaaatggcggagaAAGAGCAAGGAAAGCAGGAACTGGTACTTGGACAGACGGCGAAACAATCAAGTTGCTATTTATATTTGGTGCACAAACCATACGACATTCTTTAGATTCATCTAAGTCACCAGTTCTGTTAATTGTCGCTGGCTCAAAAATCCAGAAAAAACAACGTGTACGTGTAAACAAcatgccccagttgttcaatcgatggatagcgctatccactggatttttcactatccactggataactctattggttttgctagtgtttatccgctggatagcgctatccaacgtttgaacaactggccccagaTGTCGTCTGCAACCGGTACTTGTTTCTAAGtgggtttttttccttttttttttgcgatttgagcctgaaGACGTTCTCAGCAatgttcttaaagttgtgtagtaaagttcgactacaaactgcGTTGTTCTTCAGTATATCATGCAATAAACTGAAATCACATTTTTAGAGTAACAAATCGTCCCTGGGTTTGTTCTTAGTATATTCCTAAAATTTTGATTAATCTCAACCTCAAACTTCTTATATATAAAAAAAGTGTATATGAATCGGCAACGGAAGTTGGTAACTCGGGGCCCACGGTTCGATATTCAAAGGCTCCTCTTATGGAAATTAGCTGGCTTtcgtaaaaatattgaagatccgttaccaggattcatgctaagaaagaagtaaaatcgttctctggtaaaaagatttgaaaaaactatgagctttcgacaaactgaactgctgccttcaacggataaaaatgtgtgaagccttAAAAGCGagagaaatttaaatataacgaaaaattcgcataaattaaaggataaTCTGCATTATTAAGAGTGACGCTGTTGCCTCCTTCCACGATTCATTGAAGTCAATCGATCAACATATTTCTTTCACCATCGAACACGAGTCCAACGGCCAACTACCCTTTCTTGACACCCTCATTTCGCGCGATAACGGGAAACTTTTGGTCGACATTTACCGCAAACCCACGCATACGGATCGATATCTTGACTTCCATTCACACCATGACAGGAAACACAAAATCAGCACCGCTGAGACACTCCTGCATCGAGCTTTGAATCTCCCCAACACACAAGTTGGAAAGACCCGTGAAACTGCTCGTGTTTGCGCCGCTTTACACTCCAACGGCTATCCCAAAAAAATCGCTTCTGGTGTTATAAGAAAGAAAGCGAGGCCTCCACCACCTACACCTACTCCAGAAGAGTTGGTAGGTATGTTCTTTAAATGGGCTGAGCCAACAAACCGACGCAACTTTGCAGTCCTTCCCTACATCAAAGGCATCACGGAAGCTCTCACAAGAATCCTCAAGGAACACGACATCCAAGTCACTAGCAGACCAGTTAAAACTTTACAACAGCATTTCCCTATCCCTAAGTTTCGACCTGCCGGAGACGACCAGTGCAATgtcatctataaaattccatGCGCATCTTGCCCGTGGAGCTACAGTGGCGAAACTAAATGATCCGTTACTACTAGGAGAAAGGAACATATGAGGAACTTAAAGCATTGTACTAAAGGCTCAAATGTCGAAAAACACGCGTGGacttttaatcatgatattgactttaacaattctaaaatcattgacaaagcgaacaaccgaagtagaaagacattggagtcatggcacacggcaaaaactGCTGCATGGGGCAGACAATAATTCGTGGCCGTTGccaagacaatatcacattctcttaaagaaaaactaattttcttagcatttttaacattctttctactacatgcttttatcctttaatttTTGCGAATTtctcgttatatttaaatttctttcgcttttaggcttcacacatttttatccgtcgaaggcagcagttcagtctgtcgaaagctcatagttttttcaaaacttttaccagagaacgattttacttctttcttAGCTGGCTTTCGTTTTTCTATTGAAAGGGACCTCcattataaataaagttgacgTGAATATTTGTTGTCCAAGAGGACCAGGAGTACATTGTGGCTTTTTATCTCACTGAAGGTGTATTGGATATCCTTTAGCTTAGATAAATCCTCAAACTCGAGCCTTCCCCTTTTTTCCCCCCCTGGAGGATAAATAGCCACCGTTATTCATGTTAGGGTTggttgtttcgtttcatttcacATCAGGCCTCATCTCTGTCGATTTTCAAACTCTCCTGTTCTTGTGTTATTTGAGGCTTTACTTTTGATTCAGTTTCACTGCCAATATTAACGCAAAATTAATGGCTGGCATGCTGTTACGAACTTTGAACAGCAGGTGTTTTCATAATGTGGGTAATGTTCCTGTTTTCCAATAATACGCTTTTCTTGAGCCAACAATAAGCTATTGACGTGTACTTCTGCGATCGCTCCTTGCAATTTTATTACGGTCATTATCTAAATTAAAAACTTAAGAATCGAGGAAAGACGGAACATTCTCAACAGCCTGTTATCGGAAACTTGAAATACCGGGCAGCTGTCTTCTATTGCACTTCATGCTGgtatttttaataaattctcAGCCAACCGTCGCTGGTCCCACAGTGCACCTTCTCGTTTTCTTCGTGAAAATACGTTTCAAATTTTCTCGATAATTGGAGCTTTGAAATGCGTATAATAACGGATTCAAACACGAACCAAGAAGCAAAATAAAGCTCGCCAGGCTATGAACAACGTACATTGTTTCATAATTTTGTTTCACTGTTTCAGGGGCTGTAAGTGCCAAATACAATTGAAAAAACAAGGATGGACTATAACAGGTGCAGAAGCTGACACTAACCACTAACGAAGTTTGCGCTAATTTTTTCTTTGCCGCTAACTGTGCATGGTCACCGCAAGCTATGTTTCCTGAACAAATCGTTCTTGTAATGAAGATTCCTCTTAAAATCTGCACATAGCAGAACATCAATAGGCAAGCACCGCCAAGAAACATTATATTAATCGCCATGATGTAAATCTTCATTGATGCTCCTTTTTCAATCGACCAGGGATCGAGacatcgttttgttttttcgttgaaGTCGCTCCAAATAACAAATGGCAGACAGAAAGTCACTGCCAAGGCCCATGTTAGGCCTATAGCGAAACCAATGTTGTTTTTCGTGAGTCTATAGCGAATTATAAAGGGAGTGGCGATGACATTATATCGATCAGTAGCTAGGAAAATTAAGGAAGTAAACCCTGCACATTTTGCCAGTTTGGGAAGGAAATTCCCAGTGAACGCTTTACAAATGACTTGTCCGGCCATCCCACCGATGTGATTGTCCGTAATATCTAAAGCCATGCGGATCGGACAGAAGATTAAAGATACCAAATCTGCCGCTGCCAGGTTCGCAAGGAGGTAGTTGGTTGTTGTATGCATAGTCTTATTCTTGAGTACAATGAATAAAATGAGTGCATTTTGAATAATCCCCGCAACCACGATCATCTCTTGCAGAGTCCATAATGTGACATTAAAAGCTGACTTAGAGTTATGGTAGGAAGAAAACACTGCCATTCTGACAAATCTTGGGGGAATGTTCAGTGTTTTGAAACAGTTAACCAAGTTATGGAGTCTTAATGCAGCTGTGTATATTTAGATGTCTTTAGATAACGTGTAAAAAAGAGGTTATTTAAATGTGGTCTCTAAGTGTCATTCAGTTCTCAtcatttcaaattaaaaatgaaagcgTTAAATTCTTAGCTTTTGTGTGAACGTGCTCTGATAGGCTACAAAAGCTGGGACAGAGACGTGTGACAGAATCCCATCTTCGACATTATCATTTTCCACAAGGTGCTAGGTGACAATTAACATCTTTCCTATTCCTGTCTTTTGTCAAAATTAAAAAGGGCCAGAGTGCTAGTTCATCTGATCTCCACTAGTCCGAGTTGGTGGTAAGGCCAGGGAGATTCAAAATATTCAGATAGTAATGAAGTATCACGCCGCCATTTTTTCATAGCCGGGTGTAGTTCACAAGTAAATTCTTCAGTTGATAACCTCGTTTTGTTATATATTCAACAAAATAtcacgtttctgattggttaatgacgaatgcataaatgggcTGTGCAGAGGAAGTTCCTATGAAAACACAGCAATGGAGTAATGTTTTTGATTatataagaaatttaaaaaatcatgtAAATTTGCTCGTGCTTTTAGTGATTAATATTATGGTCACTCGTcctgttttgaaagttctcgaATTGCACTCGACTTCGCAAGTGCTTTCAAACCAACGCTCGTCTTCATGAATCACGAAATACACTCGCGTCGTTTACGAGTGAAAACGCTGAACCGTTTAACCAACGTAAATCAACGTCCATAACTTTGCGCTGCGTTCTAAAATAGCAGATGGCATTACCCAAatcggggacagctattcttggagttattttcatagagttatgtcgtagagttagagttaagtttccaaaatcctgaattcaagattttggccTGGGCTGCCAAAATAttgaaagtcccgagaacttttcgggcccgaaaagccagtcgtcaaactgcaatctgcttattttgaaaagctaatcctttaacatgtttttaatgtaagaaaaaggaagaggattgcgaagtttgatggcttggaacctcggcgttgcgaagatataaagagaattgtggcacccgaaataggccccaaaactttcgggacttttgagaaacaggccacaggattggaacctgggttactgcggccacaaagcagtgtcctaaccactagacgatcgcaGCTTGCTGTATTGATGTAAAGGAAATCGGGGGAGTTAGTTTGCTGGTAATATTCATGGCAAATAATAAAAAGATCATTTGATGacattgccgggaccaggattcgaacctgggttacAGCGGCCACAACGCAGCGTCCTCATtactagacgatcgcggctttgttgttttgtgataATAAAATCGGGGGAGTTACTTTGCTGGTAATATTcatagtaaataaaaaaaagccaTTGGATGATATggccgggaccaggattcgatTCTAGGTTATttcggccacaacgcagtgtcctaaccactagacgatcgcggcttgcTGTATTGAGGTGAAGGAAATCAAGAGAGTTACTTTGCTGATAATATTtatggaaaataataaaaaaaatcattggattacattgccgggaccaggattcgaacctaggttactgcggccacaacgcagtgtcctaaccacaaGACAATCGCGGCTTGCTGTATTGATGTAAAGGAAATCGGGAGAGTTAGTTTGCTGATAATATtcatggaaaataataaaagaaatcattggattacattgccgggaccaggattcgaacctgggttagtgcggccacaacgcagtgtcctaaccactagacgatcgcggcttgcTGTATTGACGCAAAGAAAATCGGGGAAGTTACTTTGCTGATAATATTCATGGCAAATAATTAAAGAAATCATTGGATTgcattgccgggaccaggattcgaacctgggttaTTGCGGCCACAACGCACCACTCTTcaccactagacgatcgcggcttgcTGTATTGACGTAAAGGAAACTGGGGGACTTAATTTGCTGATATTATTCATggcaaataattaacaattattggacgaggttgagcaaaatatcgcgATTTGTCAGaagcgagcagatcaattatttgccgaagccgaaagCTGACGCGCAtaagcagaatattatttgcagcaaaacaattatttgtaggcagttatttgcaggtcacgtggtggacTCTCGGCCAAcgaaaaggaaggaagaaataCATAGCTTGATAAAAGGAATCATTGGATGATATTGCTGGGACCAGAATTCGAACCTAGGTTattgcggccacaacgcagtgtccttttgtttttctgcctaaaaaggctcaaaaagagcttttttatttacacataaaaaataaaaaaataaaaataataataataaaaaaataaatatattaaccGAGTTCAATTCACAAATCACAGCAAATGTAACGTTTTAACGTCATTAAAATGTAAATACTAAACGATTTCCGTCCACACTGGCAAAAGCTTCGCCCAGACACCATGTGGTCTTAAAACTTTCATGATTCTATCTAATACAAGAtaacttaaacttaaaccgTAAGTGGGCTTTGATTGCAGATTTGAAAAGTGCTTCCGGTGTTACAGTGATTTGGTGAGCTCTATGTTGCACAATCGACGTATGTATAGAATATCTCGCCACTGATAAAGTCCAGTTTAATAAATCAACTTGTGGTTTGCTTAAAAGCCCACCACGTCTACCTAGTAATTTAGTATGCCTCGAAAGTGATTGATTACTTCCTGTTAATAAAGGTTTGGACAAAGGCCCAAAAATTCATAATAGGTAAACAATCAAGAAATGCATGTTCTATGGTGTCTGTTAAACTACATCTATAGCAACTGTCAGAGTCTAGGATTCCCATCTTTCGCAGCGAAAGAGCGGTTGGGATCACTCGGTGTACGATCTTCCAATTGAGGTCGCCTTGTCGGTTGGTTATCAGTAGAGAGAAAACAACTCTCCACTGCTCAGAGTCAAAAACGGGCTCTGGTTGCAAAGTTCTTTTCCAGTAATCCGTAGCCGGTATTACTGGTTTCTTGGACTGGTGTAACTGATGGTAAAAATGACGCGTCTTGCATTGCAGAAGATCAGTAGGAGGCTGGCCGGAAACCGGGTTAACGATTCCAAAAGACGGTTGTACACTTGGCTGGGTTTCTGGGTGGCGCATGGAAATCTGATCTTTCCATTCCGGAGGCAAAGCACCCAAAATTTTATCAAACTGTCTATGCGTTTCCGAGATAGGCCGCGGAGGCTGATCCGATAAGATTTCGAGGACCGCTGATACAGGTAAAAAACCAGGGACGACCTCGTAGCATATATCCTTAACACGCAAAATACCAGCTGCAATCCAATCCGTATATAGAAGAGGCTTGTTTCGTACAACAATTAGCTCATTAAGAAACAGGGGCTCCTCTAAGATATCTACAGTAGATTTAGGCGTCTGCATACGAATACGGTGTTCCTTATGCTTAGACCAGGCATTGAGCAGTTCTTTTTGAAAGGCAGGGATAGTCCGAGTAATATGCCGCTGAGAGAAGTCCAGAGCTAAGGTCATTTTACCAAGGTCCATATTAGCCACTCGAAGGAAATAAGCCGTAAACTGTTTCCAATGCGCATCTTCTTCGGTAAGAAGCCTTCTCAACGAAAAGCTTGAATCTTCGTCTCCAACTGCGGTATGTTAAAACCACCCTCCCTCAGGGGTAGCGCCAAGATGTCTCTGTTGACAAGGGggtgtttgtttttccaaaaaaaaccaTAAATCGCATGCTCCATTTGAGAAATCGCCCAAGAGGGCACAGCCAATGATGTAACGTTATACCATATAAGGTGGATGTTAAGAGACTGTTTATTAAGAGGGCTCTTCCTTTCAGGCTTAGATCTCTGTGGCACCAAGATATTATTgatcttctgaattttttcttCCCAATTCCTACGTGAGCAATCGATATTACCAAAATATTGTCCTAGAATCTTGTCAGGGATGCAATCATTATATCGGTCGAAACCGTAAAGTTGATCAACACGATGTCTCAGCGAACCGCACCACAGTCCCTTGCACTTGCTCTTATTAATCTTTGCTCCTGCAGCGCGCTCGTAtcaatgaaaaacatgaaaagtcTCCGTGATTGACTCCTCATCCGCCAAAAGCAGTGTCGTATCGTCCGCAAACTGGGACAGCTTAAGCTCCGTTTCGGCACCAGGGGGAAGAATCCCACGAATCCTGGGGTTAGATCTAATGTTAACTGCCATGATTTCCGCCGTTAAAACATACAAAGGCATGGACAGGGAACATCCCTGCCTTAAACCTCTTTTTAGATCAATAAAAGCTGTAAGCCATCCGTTAACCTTGACAGAGCTAGAAACAGAATTATAAAAAACACGAATCCAGCGCATAAAGCTCGGCCCAAAACCAAAAGCCTCCAAGGACCTAAATAAGAAATCATGGGAAACCCTATCGAAAGCTTTCAGTTGATCAACAGTAATAAGAGCGAGCGGAATGTTATATTCATTTGCGTAGGAAATAGAATCATGCAAAAGACGAGCATTGTCATTTATCGTTCTTCCCTTGACAGATGCAGTCTAGTCAGAATGAACAATAAAGGATAGCACACGTTGGAGTCGGTTTGCTAGAGCTTTTGTCAAGATTTTGTAATCAGTCGTCAGCAAACTGATCGGCCACCAGTTCTTGAGTAGAGTGCGACCACCCTTTTTGAAAACTAACGATATAATTCCACGTCGCTGCGACACCGTAAGACAGCCAGTGTCAAACGCATAGTTGTAAAGAAGAGCTAATGTATCGCACAGGAGTGGCCAAAAGTGCTTGTAGAAATTAGTGGTTAAGCCATCAACGCCGGGGGACTTATTACTCTCCATAGAAAACAAAGCTTTCCTCAACTCATCCACAGTGACTCGGCCTTCACAAGACGCACGCGCCTCGTCTGATAACTTCGGGATATCAACACTAAAAAGGCGATCACGAGCAGATTCGTCACATTTCtcgatttgatttcatttgtgcacgaccccacaagctgttCAGCCTTAAACCACtaacgtgtgaaaataaaggatTATTATTATGGTTTGCCCGCCTTGCGAGCCTTTTCGAACGAAAAGAAATACCGAGTACTTTTTTCTCCCTCCTCCAAGAACTGCGCTTTGGCCCTGATTTTAACAGATTCGAACTCTTTAAGATCCAACTGCTTCAATTCctcttttttcaaaatatattgCTCAATATCAACGCTATTACCATTATTAGCCTTTACTTGCAGCCGCTCAAGTTCACGCTCCAATTTTGCGCGCTCGTGACGCCGTAATTTGCCCCTAATCTTCGCACGTTTAATCGCAATTGTCTTGAAATGAAGCTTAGCCCTATCCCACCAGACCAAAGGATTGTCGAAAAGATGTAACTTGTTTTGCCACTCAGACCAGAAATGCTCAATATCAGCTTGAAACAAAACATCGGAAAGCAAGTCATTGTTAAAATGCCAAAAGCCAGGCCCTCCCGTTACACAGTCAAAATCTAATGTAAGAGTGACACAATCATGATCAGAATGAGCAAGGACCTTAATCGAGGTGTCGATTACAAAGCGAGAAATAGAGCGGCTGATAAAGAATTTATCAATTCGGGTGCGCACGAGAGAATTATCATTAGGATTCCGACCAGTCCAGGTAAAACTCGGTTCGTCCTTATGACGAACCCGCCAAATATCGATTAGGTTATGCTGCGAATTCAAAGCAGTCAAAACAGAAACGGCAGACCGTCTAGCGTTTTGGGTTCCCACCCAGCTTGTCCAAGCGTGGATCCGCTATACAATTgaagttcccccccccccccccgataaTTTTAGCGTAAACATTGGACAAGAAGCCCTccaaatccgaaaagaaaattcgtCTCTGGAAGTCGGACGAAGGCGCATAAACATTTACAAGGTTGATCGTTTCATCCTCTACGTCCGGTAAAATATTCACAACACGTCCATCACTGTAACTACGAATTTGCCTAACATTGTAGTCAAGGCGCGAACTAATCAGCACCGCCACACCTCTAGATAAATTTGTTCCATGGCTTGCAAAGATCTCTCCATTCCAATCACGcttaatttgcatttcaataTCTGTAGTCCAGTGAGTCTCTTGCAAACAAATAATGTCAAAACGAGCTCTTTGGAAAATATTAAAAGCCGACTGCCAACTATCAGAGGACCTTAGGCCCCTTGCATTTAAGCTTGCAAAAGTTGCCATcagaaagaaaaacgagaagtgaAAAACCTACATTGTGTACGATGTTAGGAAGCCGCCGATTGTTTTTTAGCAGTGCTTTTGTCTCCTTGCCTGGCAATCTCAACATTTGGAATGGGATGGTATTTAGAGCGACGGATTGGTATTTTGCTATCCGAGTCCGATTCAGTTGGGCATGAGCGTTTCTTACCTTGATGATCCTCTTGAATATCCATTGACATTTCCGTATTAACATTTCCAGTCGATATATCCACGGGCTTCTCACTCGTTTTTGGATCAGCCTCAGGCTCAGCAACGATCTCTTTAACCGACGTAGACACATCTTCCGCAGGAACTTCATTAGATTCttgttcattgttttcttgCTTATCGTTTCGATCACACACGTACGACATATGGCCCTTGCGCTTGCAAATACGGCATTCAATCTTAGGGCAGTGCTTTCTTGTATGCCCAACTTCACTACACTCGCTGCATACAGGCTGATGGTTATCATGAATAATGCGACACCATTCACCACCGATGCGAATGGAATAGGGAATCGACCTCGCAGTTAACACCATCCTAACCAAACGATTTCCATTTTCAATTCCTTCCAAGTCATGTCCCGCTTTGTATCTTAGTCTAATAACTGCACTATTAATCTCACCGAAATTTGATAATGCCTCTTCGACTTCACAATCTTCAATGTACGATCTAAGACCCATGATACTAACatttaggggtggcgaatggttcttcaaaaactctgggtctcgcaaaattttagtccaatttcacgggtctcgcagtctcgtttttttaacggttatgtgcgtctcgcagtctcgttttttatatgaaggtgtcaaacactttgaagtctcggtctcgcaatctaaaaagtcaaaatgtctcgggctcgcaaagaaaaacgctggtcccgccgtctcgcaaagtctcgcatttaccattcgccacccctacaTATGTAACATAACCATGCGGGGGATGACAAAATACATGGACATCATCCAC containing:
- the LOC138006076 gene encoding galanin receptor 2a-like — protein: MAVFSSYHNSKSAFNVTLWTLQEMIVVAGIIQNALILFIVLKNKTMHTTTNYLLANLAAADLVSLIFCPIRMALDITDNHIGGMAGQVICKAFTGNFLPKLAKCAGFTSLIFLATDRYNVIATPFIIRYRLTKNNIGFAIGLTWALAVTFCLPFVIWSDFNEKTKRCLDPWSIEKGASMKIYIMAINIMFLGGACLLMFCYVQILRGIFITRTICSGNIACGDHAQLAAKKKLAQTSLVVSVSFCTCYSPSLFFQLYLALTAPETVKQNYETMYVVHSLASFILLLGSCLNPLLYAFQSSNYRENLKRIFTKKTRRCTVGPATVG